From Rubripirellula reticaptiva, the proteins below share one genomic window:
- a CDS encoding aminotransferase class V-fold PLP-dependent enzyme, translating into MATGKNSSAISSADHSKAARITPSAAAGFTADAEKLQNDPWGWWREQMPITDQWAYFDHAAVAPLSGPATEAIKRWGDQAACQGDTVWPQWSASLGRLRDATAVLLNCALAEICLIPNTTTGINIVAEGFPWQSGDNVILPDGEFPSNLFPWMNQQSKGVEVRMIPRRSATNGCGEVHVDDLIDAIDDSTRIIAVSWVGYSSGFRLDIDDLVRRAHEKGVLVFLDAIQGLGVFPLDLAQTPVDFLAADGHKWLLGPEGAGVAMIRRQHLELLRCTNVGWGSVKNSANFNAPTFALRDDATRFEPGSANMVGGTALAASMEIFLQIRRVHGNDAIQNQVVELIKSLDSQLRSLGATTELPTLTHQRSGILNFSVPGIDPSTFRERGLQKNVVTSCRGKGVRASVHAYNNDDDIARLVEVARSFC; encoded by the coding sequence ATGGCGACGGGTAAAAACAGCTCGGCGATTTCTTCAGCCGATCATTCCAAGGCGGCTAGGATAACACCCAGCGCGGCGGCTGGGTTTACAGCAGACGCGGAAAAATTGCAAAACGACCCTTGGGGCTGGTGGCGTGAACAAATGCCAATCACGGACCAATGGGCGTACTTTGACCACGCCGCGGTTGCTCCGCTGAGCGGTCCAGCCACCGAAGCCATCAAGCGGTGGGGCGATCAAGCTGCGTGCCAGGGTGACACCGTTTGGCCGCAGTGGTCGGCCAGCCTGGGCCGACTGCGCGACGCAACGGCCGTGCTGTTGAACTGCGCCTTGGCCGAAATCTGCCTGATTCCCAACACCACGACCGGTATCAACATCGTCGCCGAAGGGTTTCCCTGGCAGTCTGGCGACAACGTGATCCTGCCGGACGGCGAATTCCCCAGCAACCTGTTTCCGTGGATGAACCAGCAATCCAAGGGCGTCGAAGTACGTATGATTCCTCGGCGAAGTGCGACCAATGGGTGCGGCGAAGTCCACGTCGATGACCTGATCGACGCCATCGACGATTCGACTCGAATCATCGCGGTTAGTTGGGTCGGCTACTCCAGCGGATTCCGTCTTGATATCGACGATCTAGTCCGACGAGCCCACGAAAAGGGCGTGTTGGTGTTTTTGGATGCGATCCAAGGACTAGGAGTGTTCCCGCTTGATCTCGCCCAAACTCCGGTCGATTTTTTGGCCGCCGACGGTCACAAATGGTTGCTTGGTCCGGAGGGAGCTGGCGTTGCGATGATCCGTCGCCAGCACTTGGAACTGCTTCGATGCACCAACGTGGGATGGGGCAGCGTCAAGAACTCTGCCAATTTCAACGCTCCCACGTTCGCACTTCGGGACGACGCAACGCGTTTCGAGCCCGGTTCGGCCAACATGGTCGGCGGTACGGCGCTAGCGGCCAGCATGGAAATTTTTCTGCAGATCCGCCGCGTCCATGGAAACGATGCGATCCAGAACCAGGTCGTCGAACTCATCAAAAGCTTGGACTCGCAATTGAGATCTCTTGGTGCGACCACCGAATTGCCAACGCTCACCCATCAACGCAGCGGTATCCTGAATTTCTCGGTCCCCGGCATCGATCCATCAACGTTTCGCGAACGGGGACTCCAAAAAAATGTCGTCACCAGTTGCCGAGGCAAGGGCGTACGAGCCAGCGTTCATGCTTACAATAACGACGACGATATTGCCCGTTTGGTCGAAGTCGCTCGCTCGTTCTGCTAA
- the coaD gene encoding pantetheine-phosphate adenylyltransferase, with translation MPDPRIAVYTGSFDPITLGHLHIIRRAAPLFDQLVIGIGTNAEKTSLFAPTERVELVREVTAELPNVQVETFQGLAVDFVRSVDAHVMIRGIRPLTDIAGEFTMMMANHQLDPGIETLFLMAAERFAHISSSLLKQIAALSDDDEQLAKFVPRQIIKPLRNRLR, from the coding sequence ATGCCTGATCCGCGCATCGCCGTCTACACCGGCTCGTTCGACCCGATCACCTTGGGACACCTGCATATCATCCGGCGGGCTGCGCCGCTATTTGACCAATTGGTGATCGGCATTGGCACCAATGCAGAGAAGACCTCGCTGTTTGCGCCGACGGAACGAGTCGAATTGGTCCGCGAAGTGACGGCCGAGTTGCCGAACGTTCAGGTCGAGACTTTCCAGGGCTTGGCCGTTGACTTTGTTCGCAGCGTCGACGCCCACGTGATGATTCGTGGCATCCGGCCGCTGACGGACATCGCGGGCGAGTTCACAATGATGATGGCCAACCATCAACTCGATCCCGGCATCGAGACGCTGTTCCTGATGGCCGCCGAACGGTTCGCACACATCAGCAGCTCGCTGCTGAAACAGATCGCGGCACTCAGCGACGACGACGAACAATTGGCCAAGTTCGTACCACGCCAAATCATCAAGCCACTAAGAAATCGACTGCGTTGA